Genomic DNA from Comamonas antarctica:
GGATGTCGTGACCGAGGTCGGCAAGCAATACCCGGACGTGCAGCTGGACCACATGTATGTCGACAACGCCGCCATGCAGCTGGTCAAGGAACCCAAGCGCTTCGACGTCGTGGTCACGGGCAACATGTTCGGCGACATCCTCTCGGATGAAGCCTCGATGCTCACCGGCTCGATCGGCATGCTGCCTTCGGCCAGCCTGAACGCCAAGGGCCAGGGCCTGTACGAGCCCAGCCACGGCAGCGCGCCCGACATTGCCGGCAAGAACGTGGCCAACCCGCTGGCCACCATCCTGTCGGCGGCCATGATGCTGCGCTTCAGCCTGAACCAGGAAGCCGCGGCCCAGCGCATCGAGGACGCCGTGCAAGCCGTGCTGGCCCAGGGCCTGCGCACGCCCGATATCTGGAGCGAAGGCACGACCCGCGTCGGCACCGCCGAGATGGGCGATGCGGTGGTGGCCGCGCTGCGCTGAATCCGCGCATTTCGGGCAGCCATGGCTGCCCTTGATCTCGAAGCAGCCTTCATGGCTGCTTTTTTTGCGCCTTCGATGTCTCGCAAGCTTGCCGAAGCGCCCGCAAGCCATGCGGGCCTTGGCACGCCGCTCGAAGACGGTCCCGCTGGGCAGGTCCCTGCCCGGAAGCACGTGGCCACCGCCGGCATCCCCAGGTATCGCGCCAAGGCTGCCGGGCATCCACAATGCGCAACGTTTCGCTGTAGGTCGGCAAGAGGAAATAGCTTAAGTCTCATCAAACCAGGACAACAATCAATAGCATCGAGACACCACTCCCACTTGTCGAGGTCCTCGCATGCCGTCACCTGCAATGCCCTCCGCCCTGCCCTTTGCCCTCTCCGACCGTCCGCCTTCGGGCGCTGCGGTGGCCAGCGTGCTGGTGCCCACGGGCGGGCCCGGCCCGGGCGCGCTGCAGGCGCCGGTTCATGCACCTGCGCTGCCGGCATGGCAGCAGCTATCGGACGCGGCCGCGGCACTGGCCGCCTATCTCGTGGCGCATTCCCAGGCCGTCCTGCTGAGTCAGGCCACGCACTACTGCATCGCACTCACAGACGGCGCCTTGCAAAGCATGTCGGCAAGGCTGGCCGATCCGCAGCAGCCGATGTCCCTGCTCGACAAGTCGCTGCAGCTGGCGGCGGTGGCAATGATGCCTGCCAGCCGGACGTTCTGCGAGTCCTTGCTCCAACAGTTGCAGGTCCTGGCAAAAGCCTTGCTGGAGAGCCTGCACGATGCCTGGTATGGCGAGGCCGCAGGGCATGCGGCACTCGACGCCGCCGATGCATTGCCCGCGCTGGAGCCGGCGCAGGCCGTGACTGGCCCCGCATGCGAAACCGCGTCAGCAGCCCCCGGTTGCACCGCGGACAGTCCGACGCCATGGCCGCCGCCTGCCGTGTGGGACGAGGCGGTGGCGTGGTACGCCGATCCCTGCGGCGTATGCCTCGTGGCGGGAGGCGAAAGCACTGCACCGGCGTGGATTCCATGAACCCCATTTCGCCACGCAACCCCGTCTAAAACCAAAATTCAAGCTATCAAAAAGAAAACATAATAGTCAAATTCAAACAAAAGACAAGACTAACCCAGCCGACGATCTGGGGAATGAAAATCATTTTCATTCCTGCGCAAGAATGGCCATCCGCACCTGACACGATACCTGCTGCCCCATGAATGCGACTGCGCCACTTCGCTGCGAAGCCGATTGCCCTGACACCCGCGATACGACCGACTGGAACCGGCCTTCCCGCCTGGCCAGCCAGTGGCTCGCCTATTCGCTGCTGCATCTGGTCACCGGACCGGCGATATCCGCCCATGAGCAAGCAGCCAGCGAATCGAACACGCCTTTGGCAGCCCTGGCCAGCGTGGTCGCCGAGACCTGGGAGATGCAGTTGGTGGACAACACCGCGCAGCCGCTGCTGACCCTGGTTTTCGACGCTGCCCCGGCGCAGGCGGCGGCACTGGCCGCCCAGGGCGCTGCCTTCCACGGGCTGCAAGCCGCCCAGGCCGTCGCCAGTGCCCTCGCCTCCCCTGCACTCCCGCAGTTGCATGCGCTGCCGGGAGCCTATTTGTCGTGTTTGAAATCCAGCCTCGAAATGGGGATTGCCGGCCACCACTCGGCACTGCTCGATCAAGCGCTTTCAGGCTTGCTCCCCCATGTCAGCAGCAGCTTTCTCGCTGCGCAGCAACTGCCCGATACTGCGGCTCAAGCATGGGCCAACGGCGTGCAGGACGGCCTGACCTTTGCGCTGTTCCATCTGCTCGGGACCTGCGCGGCATCCTCACACCCTGCCACCCAGTCCTACCTGGCAACGGTGGCGCACGAAGGCATGATGCTCGCTGCCGGCCGGCACTCCCATGCCATCGCGCAGTACCTGATCGAGACCAGGGAGCAGGTGCTCGAAGCCATGTTCCACGACTCGCCCGCGCTGCAGGAGCTGCACGGTACGCTGGCGGCGGCCGGCAAAAGCCTCCAGCAGGCGCTGCCCGCGCCGCTGCGGGCCGCACTGGCGCTGGCATTGCCGTCGGAGGGATTTCTCTCGAAGCATGGCGCCGCCGATTTCCTCAAGGAGTTGCTGACGGCGGTGGCCGTTGCCATTCCCGTCGCCGCGGCCGGCATCCACTGGCTGCCCAGGCTGGTCGACTGCGAAGGCCTGGCGTTCGCCATGCTCAAGTCAGGCGCAGCCAGCGTGCTGATCGATCTGGCCGGCAGATCCGCGCTGCCGCTGGGCGATTTTCTGAGCGAGAAATCCTGGCTGGCCATGGAGGGCGCCCAGCAGCTGGCATCCATGCTGCTGCCCGACCCCGGGATCCAGGTGCCCCGCGACCCCGATCCGCTGCCGCAGGCCAGCGCCACGCTGGTCGGCGTTGCCGACGCCGCGGGACCGCCCGCAGGCTGAAAGCCGCCCGCTTTCCGACCCCACGCAACGAAGGACCACGCGCTGGGCGACCTGCGCAAGAATCCATTACAATGCCCCGCTATGTTTGCCGCCTTCACCCGCAACGCTCCTCAGACACCTGCTTGCGCAGCCGTGGCTGCGGCCGCCGTGGCTGCGCGCGCAATCACCATTACGACGATTAAAGGCTGACCCAGCCCGGTTCGTCGCGCGCCCTCTCCCGGCCAGACGAGCCGGGCCCCAGTCTGGTCGAACATTGTTTCTTAAACCACAGGGGCGTTGAAAATGAGCAAGTTGGTAGGTTTGGTGGGCTGGCGCGGCATGGTCGGCTCGGTGTTGATGGACCGCATGCAGGCCGAAGGCGACTTCGATCTGATCGAGCCGATTTTCTTCTCCACCTCGAACGCCGGCGGCAAGGCGCCCGCGCAGGCGCGCACCCACACCACGCTGCAGGATGCCAACGACATCTCCGCACTGGCGCGCTGCGACATCATCATCACCGCCCAGGGCGGCGACTACACCAAGGCCGTCTACGGTCCGCTGCGCGCTTCGGGCTGGCAGGGCCACTGGATCGACGCGGCCTCGTCGCTGCGCATGGAAGACGATGCCGTCATCGTGCTCGACCCGGTCAATGACGACCTGATCCAGGCCAAGCTGGCGGCGGGCGGCAAGAACTGGATTGGCGGCAACTGCACCAACTCCATCCTGCTGATGGGCCTGTCCGGACTGTTCAAGGCCGGCCTCGTGGAATGGGTCAGCTCGATGACCTACCAGGCGGCCTCGGGCGGCGGCGCCAACCATATGCGCGAACTGCTCAAGGGCATGGGCGTGGTGCATGCCGCAGTGTCCGACGCGCTGGCCACGCCGGCTTCGGCGATTCTCGACATCGATCGGCAGGTGGCACAGACCATCCGCAACGACGTGCCCACCGAGTACTTCGGCGCACCGCTGGCCGGCGGCCTGATCCCCTGGATCGACGTGCAACTGCCCAATGGCCAGTCCAAGGAAGAATGGAAGGGCCAGGCAGAGGTCAACAAGATCCTCGGCACCAGCGCCACCATCCCTGTCGACGGCCTGTGCGTGCGCATCGGCGCGATGCGCTGCCACTCGCTGGCCCTGACGCTTAAGCTCAAGCATGACCTGCCGCTGGCCGAGATCGAGACCTTGATCCAGTCGGGCAACCCCTGGGTCAAGTTCGTCGCCAACGACCGTGCGCTCACCGTGAAGGAACTGACGCCCGCAGCCGTCACCGGCGGCCTCGAAGTGGCCGTGGGCCGCGTGCGCAAGCTCAACATGGGTCCTGAATACCTGTCGGCCTTCGTGATCGGCGACCAGCTGCTGTGGGGCGCGGCCGAACCGCTGCGCCGCATGCTGCGGATATTGTTGACCACCCCCTGAGCGCCTTCGGCGCTTCCCCCTCTCAACCTTCGGTGGAGGGGGACGGCAGCCTCGGTGCGGGGCGGCCCTTCCTCGCTGCCCCCTTGCTAGATCACGCCAGTATCAGAGGCTGCGAACAAGTGCCTTTGCACGAAAGCCCCTCTTTTGAGTTTTTTTGATGACCGCCCGCCGGGCCATGAAAATGGCTTTGCGGGCGGTTTCTCGTTGCCACGGGACAACATCCCCGGGCGCGCAAGCCTGCGCGCCGCGCCAGGTGTTGGACAATGCCCCCTGCCTCCTTGGTTGTCACTGCCATGCATTGCTGCTAAGGTATTTTTCACTTTGACGCGCCCGCTGTGCCGATGGCGCGCTCATCCATGAGAACAACTATGCCGCTCGCCCGGGCCGCACAACCATAAAAGTTGACGCCACCATGCATCGTTGGAAACTCTCCGCGCTGGCCGCCGCGGCCCTCGTCTCCGTCAGCCTGACTGCCACCAACGCCTGGGCCCTGGCGCTCGGCCGCCTCAGCATCCAGTCCTCCCTGGGCGAACCGCTGCGCGCGGAAGTGGAACTGCCGCAGGTCACCGCGGCCGAGGCTGACAGCCTGCAGGCGCGCATTGCCGCGCCCGCGGTGTTCCGCGCCCAGGGCATGGAGTACACGGCCGCCGCGGGCCAGTTCCGGGTCCAGCTGCAACGCCGCCCCGATGGCTCCGCAGTGCTGCGCCTGAGCAGCACGCAACCGGTGACCGAGCCGTTTGTCGATCTGGTCATCGATGCTTCCTGGAGCGCCGGGCATGTGGTGCGCAGCTATACGCTGCTGCTCGACCCGCCGGTGGCGCGCCAGCCCGCGCCGGCCGCTACCGCCCCCCAGGTCGGCGCACCTGCGCCGGTCCAGCCGGCTGCGCAGGCGACGGCCCCGGTGCGCAGCACCCCGGCGCCCGCGCGCGCGCCGGCTCCCGCCGCAACCGCACCGGCACCGGTCCAGCCTGCCGCGCAGACGGTGCGCGCCGGCGACACCGCTGGCCGGATTGCGCAGGCCCAGCGTCCGTCCGGCGTGTCGCTGGACCAGATGCTGGTCGCCATGCTGCGCGCCAATCCCCATGCGTTCATCAGCGGCAACGTGAACCGGATGCGTGCCGGCGCTGTGCTGGAAATGCCCGACCGCGCCGCCGCCCAGGCCATCTCCATTCCCGAAGCCCGGCAGATCGTCGCCGCGCAAAGCCAGGATTTCAACCGCTACCGGCGCCAGCTTGCGGCAGCCGCGCCCCAGGCGGCCGTGGCCGGTGCCCAGCGCAGCGCGAGCGGCAATGTCGAGGCCCAGGTCGAGGACCGCAAGCCGACCACGGCCGCACCCGACAAGCTCACGCTGTCCAAGGGGGCGATGGCGGCCGATGACCGCCTGGCACGCGAAAAGCAGGCGCAGAGCCAGTCCGAGCGCCTGGCCGAGCTTTCGCGCAACCTCAATGAACTGCAGAACGTCGCCGGGACCACGGCGACTGCAGGCACTGCGGCAACCGCATCCGCACCCGCAGCAGGCATACCCGTTCCCGCGGTGACGGCGCCCGGCGCGACGGCGCCCGGCGTGACGACGCCCGGCGTGACGACGCCCGGCGCGGCGGCGCCCGCTACCCCGTCCACCGAAGCCCCGGCGGCGGCGCCGACTGCGGCCGAAACCCCGGCGCCTGCCGGCGATGGCACGCCGGCTCCGGCGCCCGAGACCGCGCCGGCTCCTCCCGCCGCAACCCCGGCGCCGACCACGCCGCCGGCGCCGGCTGCAGCCCCTGCGCCGGCCGAAGCACCGGCCGCCCCGGGCTTGCTCGACACCCTGGGCGAAGACCCGGTATTGCCGATCGCTGGAGCAGGCCTGCTGGCGCTGCTGCTGGGCCTGCTCGGCTACCGTCGGCTGCAGCGCCGCCGCGCGCGCAATGCCGCGCCCGACAGCCTGCTGCAAAACGATTCCTTCTTTGCCGCGGGCCAGGGCCAGCAGGTCGATACCGCGCAGACCCAGTTCGGCAGCTCGGCCGCCTATTCGCACAGCCAGCTCGATACCGGGGGCGAAGTCGACCCGGTGGCAGAAGCCGATGTCTACCTGGCCTATGGCCGCGACCTGCAGGCCGAGGAAATCCTCAAGGAAGCACTGCGCACCCAGCCCGAGCGCCTGGCGCTGCACCTGAAGCTGGCCGACATCTACGCCAAGCGCCAGGACCGCAAGGCGTTCGAGGCCTTGGCACAGACCGTCTTTGCATTGACCCAGGGCAAGGGCGCCGAATGGCAGCAGCTGGCCGAACAGGGCCGCGCACTCGATCCAGCCAATGCGCTGTACCAATCCGACGGCGATGCACTGCCGGGCAGCACGGCCGACCGCGCCGCGCCGCCCGTCGACGCAGGCGCGCTGGCAAAGGCCTCGCTGGCAGGTGCGCTGGGCGGACTGGCCGCGGCTTCGGCGGCCGAAACCGAACGCGATGCCGAACCCGATTTCGATGCCAACAGCGACCCCGTGCCCACCCCGGCCGCGGATCCGGATTTCGACCTGGAGCTCGACTCCATTCTTGACGAGCCACCCGCGCCCGCCACGGACGCAGTGCCTGCCGAGCCGCGCCTGCAGCCGCCCGGAAGCATCGACTTCGAGCCGATAGAGCCGATCTGGAAACAGCCTGCCACAGCGCCCTCGGCCGCAGACAATACCGACGATCCGCTTGCCGATCTGCCAACGGTGCCGACCGATGCCGCACCGGCCGTCGAGGCCGCCGCCAGCGATGCGCTGCCCGACCTGGAGTTCACGCTGGACAGCGAGGCCGATGCGCGAGAAGCCGAGGCGCCGGAGCCGGCCTTCGAGGACGATGCGCCGCGCTTCGAGATTGCGCCGCTGGCACCGCCAGAGGGCGAAGGGTCCGAGGCCGAACTGCCGGCGATCGCCGCGCCGCAAGAAGCCGCGCCGGCTGCTGAACCCGAGCTTGATCCAGAACCTGAAACCGAGCCTGCGCCGGCCGCGCAGACCCCGCCTGCGCCCGCTGCTGTGCCTGCCGCTGCGCCCGCTGCTGCGCCTGCCGCTGCGCCCGTGTTCGACTTCCTCGAGTTCGACCTGGGCAATCTGTCGCTGGACCTGGGCAGCAACGCTCCGGCCGAGGCGCTGTCGCAAAGCAGCCAGGCGGCCGCCGAAGACCCGCTGGCCACCAAGCTCGCGCTGGCCCAGGAATTTGCGGCCATCGGCGACAGCGAAGGCGCGCGCACGCTGATCGAAGAGGTCATCGACGAAGCCGAGGGTGAACTCAAGGAGCGCGCAAGGCGCCTGCTTTCCGAAATCGATTGAATGTCTTTTCTGCTGAACAGCGCGGCGCACCACGGCCGCGGCAAGGACTTGCCATGCGCATAGCCCTGGGAGTGGGTTACAACGGCCAACGCTACAACGGCTGGCAGAGCCAGCCCTCGGGTAACACGGTGCAGGACCGGCTCGAAGCGGCGCTGGCGCAATTCGCCACGCTGCCCGTGCCCACCATCTGCGCGGGCCGCACCGACGCCGGCGTGCACGGCATCATGCAGGTCGCGCATTTCGATACCGAACTCACGCGCACGCCCTATTCCTGGGTGCGCGGCACCAACACCTTCCTGCCCGCGGACATCGCGGTGCAATGGGTGTCGCCCGTGCCCGATGATTTCCACGCGCGCTTCAGCGCCACCGCGCGCCGCTATGCCTACGTGCTGCTGCAGTCGCCGGTGCGCCCCAGCGTCGAGGCCGGCCGCGTCGGCTGGGTGTTCCATGAACTCGACGGCCAGGCCATGCAGGCCGCGGCCGCGCAGCTGCTGGGCGAGCACGACTTCTCCTCGTTCCGCGCCTCGACCTGCCAGGCCAAGAGCCCCGTCAAGACCCTGAGCCGCCTCGCGATCTCGCGCCGCGCGGCGCCGCCGGGCGATGCACTGAGCCGGCTGCACGGCCTGGGCCGGCCCGGCGAGCCGCCGATGCAGACCTGCTACTGGCATTTCGAGTTCGAAGGCAATGCCTTCCTGCACCATATGGTGCGCAACATCATGGGCTGCCTGATTGCCATCGGCCAGGGCAAGCAGCCCGTGGACTGGATGCAGGCGGTGCTCGCGGCACGCTCGCGCGATGCCGCCGCTCCCACCTTCTCGCCCGACGGGCTGTACTTCCTCGGTCCGGTCTACGACCCGGCCTGGGGCCTGCCGACGCGCGCCGCGGCATTCGATTGGCTGCCATGAACCAAAACCTCGCCCCCCTGCGCACGCGCATCAAGATCTGCGGCCTGACGCGCGAAGAAGATGTTGACGTGGCCGTTGCCGCGGGCGCCGACGCGGTCGGCTTCGTGCTCTACGCGCCCAGCCCGCGCGCGGTCAGCATCGCGCGCGCGGCGCAGCTCGCGCGCCGGCTGCCGCCCTTCGTCACGCCGGTGCTGCTGTTCGTCAACGAAACGCCGGAGCGCGTGCAGCAGGCGCTGCTGGAGATTCCCGGCGCCTGCCTGCAGTTCCACGGCGACGAGTCGCCCGAGCAGTGCCTGGCGGCCAGCGGCGGCCTGCGGCCGTTCCTGCGCGCGGCGCGGATTCCCCTAGGAGAAGCTGCCGCGGGCTTCGACCTCGTAGAATATGCGCAGCGTTACTCTCTCGCCCAAGCCATCCTGCTCGACGCCCATGTCGACGGCTATGGCGGCGGCGGCAAGGCATTCAATTGGTCACTCCTTCCTCCAAGCGTCGACTGTCACCTCGTTTTGTCTGGTGGACTCACGCCTGCAAACGTGACCGATGGCATTCGGCTGGTGCGGCCGCGCTGCAAGACGCTGGCCGTTGACATCAGCTCCGGCGTCGAGGCCACCGGCCCCGACGGCCAGGCCCTCAAGGGCGTCAAGGACGCCGACAAGATCCACCGCTTCGTTGCCGCCGTGCGTGCGGCCGATGCCAACCCCAGGCAGAATTCGTAATGTTTGACTATCAGCACCCCGATGCATCCGGGCATTTCGGCCGCTATGGCGGCAGCTTCGCCAGTGAAACCCTGACCCACGCGCTGACCGAACTGCGCGACGCCTATGCGCGTTACCAGCACGACCCCGAATTCATCGCCGAATTCGAGTCGGAGCTCAACCACTACGTGGGCCGTCCCTCGCCGGTCTACCACGCCGACCGCATGAGTCGCGAGATGGGCGGCGCGCAGATCTATCTGAAGCGCGAAGACCTGAACCATACCGGCGCGCACAAGATCAACAACGTGATCGGCCAGGCGATGCTGGCCAAGCGCATGGGCAAGAAGCGCATCATTGCCGAGACCGGCGCCGGCCAGCATGGCGTGGCCACGGCCACCATCTGCGCGCGCTACGGCCTCGAGTGCATCATCTACATGGGCGCCGAGGACATCCGCCGCCAGAGCCCCAACGTCTACCGCATGAAGCTGCTGGGCGCGACCGTCGTGCCCGTGGAATCGGGCAGCAAGACGCTCAAGGACGCGCTCAACGAAGCCATGCGCGACTGGGTCGCCAACGTCGACAGCACCTTCTACATCATCGGCACGGCCGCGGGCCCGCACCCCTATCCGATGATGGTGCGCGACTTCCAGAGCGTGATCGGCACCGAATGCCTGACGCAGATGCCCGAATTCCTGAACGGCGGCCAGCCCGATGCGGTCGTCGCCTGCGTGGGCGGCGGCAGCAATGCCATCGGCATCTTCCACCCCTATATCCCGTACGAGAAAACGCGCCTGATCGGCGTCGAGGCCGCGGGCCAGGGCCTGGACTCGGGCAAGCATTCGGCCTCGCTGCAGCGCGGCAGCGCCGGCGTGCTGCATGGCAACCGCACCTTCATCCTGCAGGACGAAGACGGCCAGATCATCGAGACGCACAGCATCAGCGCCGGGCTCGACTACCCCGGCGTGGGCCCCGAGCATGCCTGGCTGCAGGAGATCAAGCGCGCCGAGTATGTCGGCATCACCGACACCGAAGCGCTCGAGGCGTTCCATTACCTGTGCCGCGCCGAAGGCATCATTCCGGCGCTCGAGTCGAGCCACGCCGTGGCCTACGCCATGAAGCTGGCCAAGCAGATGCGCCCCGACCAGTCGATCCTGGTGAATCTTTCGGGCCGCGGCGACAAGGACATCGGCACGGTGGCCGACCTGTCGGGCGCAGATTTCTATGACCGCCCCTCGATGCGCGGTCTGACTGTCAAGGGAGGGCCTGCCGCATGAGCCGCATTGCCGCCACATTTGAAAAACTCCGATCCGAAGGCCGCACGGCCCTGATTCCCTATGTCACGGCCGGATTCCCGTTTGCCGCGATCACGCCGGCGCTGATGCACGGCATGGTCGAGGCCGGCTCCGACGTGATCGAGCTGGGCATTCCGTTTTCCGATCCCATGGCCGACGGCCCGACCATCCAGAAGGCCGGCGACAAGGCGCTGGCGCTGGGCGTGGGCCTGGTGCAGGTGCTGGCCTATGTGCGCGAGTTCCGCCAGAAGAACGACACCACGCCGGTGGTGCTGATGGGCTACGCGAACCCGGTCGAACGCTACGACCAGATCCATGGCGAAGGCGCGTTCGTCAACGATGCCGCCAATGCCGGCGTCGACGGCATGCTGATCGTCGACTACCCGCCCGAGGAATGCGAGGCATTTGCCGCCGCGCTGCGCGCGCGCGGCATGGACCTGATCTTCCTGCTCGCGCCGACCAGCACCGACGAGCGCATTGCCCAGGTGGCGCGCGTGGCCAGCGGCTATGTCTACTATGTCTCGCTCAAGGGCGTGACCGGTTCTTCCGCGCTGGACCCGGCGGCCGTCGAGGCCATGCTGCCGCGCATCCGCAAGCATGTGCAGATTCCCGTGGGCGTGGGTTTTGGCATCCGCGATGCCCAGACCGCCCAGGCCATCGGCGAATTTTCCGATGCCGTCGTGATCGGCAGCCGCATCATCGAGATGCTCAACGACCAGCCGCACGAGAAAGTCGTACCGCTGACCATTGACTTCCTGCGCGGCGTGCGCAAGGCACTCGACGCATAATGCTGCCCTTGCGCCGCGCCCTTTGGGGGCGCAGGCGCGCAAAGAGGAAATACTATGTCTTGGCTTGAAAAACTGCTGCCTGCCAAAATCCAGCACACCGACCCGACGGAGCGCCACCAGATCCCTGAAGGCCTGTGGATCAAGTGCCCGTCCTGCGAGACCGTGCTGTACCAGGCCGACCTGGAAAAGAACCAGAACGTCTGCCCGACCTGCGGCCACCACCACCGCATCGGCGCGCGCGCGCGCCTGAACCATTTCCTCGATGCCGAAGGGCGTTATGAAATCGGCCAGGAAGTCGTGCCCGTCGACCCGCTGAAGTTCAAGGACAGCCGCAAGTACCCCGAGCGTCTCAAGGAAGCGCTGGAGAACACCGGCGAGACCGATGCGCTGATCGTGATGGGCGGCGCCGTCAAGAGCGTCAACGTCGTCGTGGCCTGCTTCGAGTTCGACTTCATGGGCGGCTCCATGGGTTCCGTGGTCGGCGAGCGCTTCGTGCGCGGCGTCGAAACCGCCATCGAGCAGAAGGTGCCGTTCATCTGCTTCACCGCCACCGGTGGTGCGCGCATGCAGGAAGGCCTGCTGAGCCTGATGCAGATGGCCAAGACCAATGCCGCGCTCACGCGCCTGGCGAAGAAAGGCCTTCCCTACATCAG
This window encodes:
- the asd gene encoding aspartate-semialdehyde dehydrogenase; its protein translation is MSKLVGLVGWRGMVGSVLMDRMQAEGDFDLIEPIFFSTSNAGGKAPAQARTHTTLQDANDISALARCDIIITAQGGDYTKAVYGPLRASGWQGHWIDAASSLRMEDDAVIVLDPVNDDLIQAKLAAGGKNWIGGNCTNSILLMGLSGLFKAGLVEWVSSMTYQAASGGGANHMRELLKGMGVVHAAVSDALATPASAILDIDRQVAQTIRNDVPTEYFGAPLAGGLIPWIDVQLPNGQSKEEWKGQAEVNKILGTSATIPVDGLCVRIGAMRCHSLALTLKLKHDLPLAEIETLIQSGNPWVKFVANDRALTVKELTPAAVTGGLEVAVGRVRKLNMGPEYLSAFVIGDQLLWGAAEPLRRMLRILLTTP
- the trpA gene encoding tryptophan synthase subunit alpha; its protein translation is MSRIAATFEKLRSEGRTALIPYVTAGFPFAAITPALMHGMVEAGSDVIELGIPFSDPMADGPTIQKAGDKALALGVGLVQVLAYVREFRQKNDTTPVVLMGYANPVERYDQIHGEGAFVNDAANAGVDGMLIVDYPPEECEAFAAALRARGMDLIFLLAPTSTDERIAQVARVASGYVYYVSLKGVTGSSALDPAAVEAMLPRIRKHVQIPVGVGFGIRDAQTAQAIGEFSDAVVIGSRIIEMLNDQPHEKVVPLTIDFLRGVRKALDA
- the trpB gene encoding tryptophan synthase subunit beta — its product is MFDYQHPDASGHFGRYGGSFASETLTHALTELRDAYARYQHDPEFIAEFESELNHYVGRPSPVYHADRMSREMGGAQIYLKREDLNHTGAHKINNVIGQAMLAKRMGKKRIIAETGAGQHGVATATICARYGLECIIYMGAEDIRRQSPNVYRMKLLGATVVPVESGSKTLKDALNEAMRDWVANVDSTFYIIGTAAGPHPYPMMVRDFQSVIGTECLTQMPEFLNGGQPDAVVACVGGGSNAIGIFHPYIPYEKTRLIGVEAAGQGLDSGKHSASLQRGSAGVLHGNRTFILQDEDGQIIETHSISAGLDYPGVGPEHAWLQEIKRAEYVGITDTEALEAFHYLCRAEGIIPALESSHAVAYAMKLAKQMRPDQSILVNLSGRGDKDIGTVADLSGADFYDRPSMRGLTVKGGPAA
- the truA gene encoding tRNA pseudouridine(38-40) synthase TruA, which gives rise to MRIALGVGYNGQRYNGWQSQPSGNTVQDRLEAALAQFATLPVPTICAGRTDAGVHGIMQVAHFDTELTRTPYSWVRGTNTFLPADIAVQWVSPVPDDFHARFSATARRYAYVLLQSPVRPSVEAGRVGWVFHELDGQAMQAAAAQLLGEHDFSSFRASTCQAKSPVKTLSRLAISRRAAPPGDALSRLHGLGRPGEPPMQTCYWHFEFEGNAFLHHMVRNIMGCLIAIGQGKQPVDWMQAVLAARSRDAAAPTFSPDGLYFLGPVYDPAWGLPTRAAAFDWLP
- a CDS encoding phosphoribosylanthranilate isomerase — translated: MNQNLAPLRTRIKICGLTREEDVDVAVAAGADAVGFVLYAPSPRAVSIARAAQLARRLPPFVTPVLLFVNETPERVQQALLEIPGACLQFHGDESPEQCLAASGGLRPFLRAARIPLGEAAAGFDLVEYAQRYSLAQAILLDAHVDGYGGGGKAFNWSLLPPSVDCHLVLSGGLTPANVTDGIRLVRPRCKTLAVDISSGVEATGPDGQALKGVKDADKIHRFVAAVRAADANPRQNS
- a CDS encoding FimV/HubP family polar landmark protein; amino-acid sequence: MHRWKLSALAAAALVSVSLTATNAWALALGRLSIQSSLGEPLRAEVELPQVTAAEADSLQARIAAPAVFRAQGMEYTAAAGQFRVQLQRRPDGSAVLRLSSTQPVTEPFVDLVIDASWSAGHVVRSYTLLLDPPVARQPAPAATAPQVGAPAPVQPAAQATAPVRSTPAPARAPAPAATAPAPVQPAAQTVRAGDTAGRIAQAQRPSGVSLDQMLVAMLRANPHAFISGNVNRMRAGAVLEMPDRAAAQAISIPEARQIVAAQSQDFNRYRRQLAAAAPQAAVAGAQRSASGNVEAQVEDRKPTTAAPDKLTLSKGAMAADDRLAREKQAQSQSERLAELSRNLNELQNVAGTTATAGTAATASAPAAGIPVPAVTAPGATAPGVTTPGVTTPGAAAPATPSTEAPAAAPTAAETPAPAGDGTPAPAPETAPAPPAATPAPTTPPAPAAAPAPAEAPAAPGLLDTLGEDPVLPIAGAGLLALLLGLLGYRRLQRRRARNAAPDSLLQNDSFFAAGQGQQVDTAQTQFGSSAAYSHSQLDTGGEVDPVAEADVYLAYGRDLQAEEILKEALRTQPERLALHLKLADIYAKRQDRKAFEALAQTVFALTQGKGAEWQQLAEQGRALDPANALYQSDGDALPGSTADRAAPPVDAGALAKASLAGALGGLAAASAAETERDAEPDFDANSDPVPTPAADPDFDLELDSILDEPPAPATDAVPAEPRLQPPGSIDFEPIEPIWKQPATAPSAADNTDDPLADLPTVPTDAAPAVEAAASDALPDLEFTLDSEADAREAEAPEPAFEDDAPRFEIAPLAPPEGEGSEAELPAIAAPQEAAPAAEPELDPEPETEPAPAAQTPPAPAAVPAAAPAAAPAAAPVFDFLEFDLGNLSLDLGSNAPAEALSQSSQAAAEDPLATKLALAQEFAAIGDSEGARTLIEEVIDEAEGELKERARRLLSEID
- the accD gene encoding acetyl-CoA carboxylase, carboxyltransferase subunit beta; the protein is MSWLEKLLPAKIQHTDPTERHQIPEGLWIKCPSCETVLYQADLEKNQNVCPTCGHHHRIGARARLNHFLDAEGRYEIGQEVVPVDPLKFKDSRKYPERLKEALENTGETDALIVMGGAVKSVNVVVACFEFDFMGGSMGSVVGERFVRGVETAIEQKVPFICFTATGGARMQEGLLSLMQMAKTNAALTRLAKKGLPYISVLTDPTMGGVSAGFAFVGDIVIAEPKALIGFAGPRVIETTVRVKLPPGFQRAEFLQEKGAVDMIVDRRQLRDTVANSLAMLQRLPADAVS